In one Candidatus Paceibacterota bacterium genomic region, the following are encoded:
- a CDS encoding ABC transporter ATP-binding protein → MKKLNMLKRAWQLCRPFHWYLIGALGFIFANQLASAVSPLILGSVVTAVSTHNAELAIALFATWGIIGTIRPSIGYLRQRYEIKNLDYEMQRHLSRISMKKFFSISLGQHHLGHSMIKRSVMSKGEAAISGVVDVAIYDVIPVLLSIILPIGFLLIRIPLVGVAVALACVGFTIYTIKYNLMFVPKLRVLDTLGNQAAKKQGEMVANVDVICANAQEERARQEIDEENVRQSNSGRPVWLSYAGWSQTGQWFISLAQVACASLCGYLVYQGKITAGDFVAALMWIGSALGVLTNIGHIQRSLAKSLPPLIKYLRFLDYEPDIVSPAKPVPIAPLRGQIEFRKVNFSYRPRTTEDDLDGEGDEEKNEPTEIPALKEVSFVLKEGRRYAFVGKSGAGKSTLVGLMLRAYDPQEGHVLVDGVDIRMLDFRELRRNIGLVPQEVALFDGTVKYNITFGLNGSADKVTEAELEQVAKLSRVSEFSGRLEQGFETIIGERGLKLSGGQRQRIGIARALIKNPRILIFDEATSSLDTENEAKIRESIREASVGKTTIIIAHRLATVRDADEILVFDDGCLVGQGSHAELLATNDFYRRLVQNQVILA, encoded by the coding sequence ATGAAAAAATTGAATATGTTGAAACGGGCCTGGCAACTTTGCCGGCCTTTTCATTGGTACTTGATTGGCGCGCTTGGATTTATCTTTGCGAACCAACTGGCTTCGGCTGTCTCCCCACTCATCCTTGGTTCCGTGGTGACTGCGGTCTCGACTCACAATGCTGAGCTCGCGATTGCTCTCTTTGCGACCTGGGGGATTATCGGGACAATCAGGCCGAGCATTGGCTACTTGCGCCAGCGTTATGAAATAAAAAACTTGGACTACGAAATGCAGCGGCACTTGTCGCGAATTTCGATGAAAAAGTTTTTTAGCATTTCGCTTGGTCAACATCATCTTGGTCACTCGATGATCAAAAGGAGTGTGATGAGCAAGGGTGAAGCGGCAATTTCCGGAGTAGTGGATGTAGCAATCTACGATGTGATTCCGGTGCTCCTGTCCATCATTTTGCCGATTGGTTTTTTGCTCATCAGGATTCCTTTGGTTGGTGTGGCTGTCGCGCTTGCTTGTGTTGGGTTTACGATCTACACAATCAAGTACAATCTGATGTTTGTGCCCAAGTTGCGCGTGCTCGATACTCTCGGCAACCAAGCTGCGAAGAAGCAAGGTGAGATGGTGGCGAATGTTGATGTGATTTGCGCCAACGCGCAAGAAGAAAGAGCGCGTCAAGAGATTGATGAGGAGAATGTCAGGCAGAGCAATTCCGGCCGGCCGGTCTGGCTTTCTTATGCTGGCTGGTCTCAGACCGGCCAGTGGTTTATCTCCTTGGCGCAAGTGGCGTGTGCCAGTCTCTGTGGCTACTTGGTTTACCAAGGTAAAATCACGGCGGGCGACTTTGTCGCTGCGCTCATGTGGATTGGCTCGGCGCTTGGCGTGCTCACCAACATCGGTCACATTCAAAGGAGTTTGGCCAAGAGTCTGCCACCGCTTATCAAATATTTGCGGTTTCTGGATTATGAGCCGGATATCGTATCGCCGGCGAAGCCGGTGCCGATTGCGCCTCTCAGAGGTCAGATTGAATTTCGCAAGGTGAACTTTTCCTATCGACCCAGAACTACCGAGGATGACCTCGATGGCGAAGGTGATGAAGAGAAAAATGAACCGACCGAGATTCCAGCACTCAAGGAAGTATCCTTCGTTCTCAAAGAGGGCAGGCGCTATGCGTTTGTCGGCAAGTCCGGAGCAGGCAAGTCGACTCTGGTTGGCTTAATGCTTCGGGCCTACGATCCGCAAGAAGGTCATGTCCTTGTCGATGGTGTTGATATCAGGATGCTCGACTTTCGGGAACTGCGTCGAAACATCGGCCTGGTGCCCCAAGAAGTCGCACTCTTTGATGGGACAGTAAAGTACAACATCACCTTCGGACTCAACGGCTCGGCTGATAAAGTGACTGAGGCAGAACTTGAGCAGGTTGCCAAACTGTCTCGGGTTTCAGAGTTCTCCGGTCGGCTCGAACAAGGCTTTGAGACAATTATTGGTGAGCGGGGACTCAAGCTATCTGGTGGTCAAAGACAGAGGATCGGGATTGCTCGGGCACTCATCAAAAACCCACGCATCCTGATCTTCGACGAAGCTACTTCGAGTTTGGATACCGAAAACGAAGCTAAAATTCGCGAGAGTATTCGCGAGGCTTCGGTCGGCAAAACCACCATCATCATTGCTCATCGTCTGGCGACAGTGCGCGATGCTGATGAAATCCTGGTCTTCGATGACGGTTGCTTGGTCGGTCAAGGTTCCCACGCGGAACTTCTGGCCACCAACGACTTCTACCGGCGTCTTGTCCAGAATCAGGTGATTCTGGCTTAA
- a CDS encoding RsmE family RNA methyltransferase, which yields MKIHNFFVEEKLAGKNEAVVADAVLVHQWLKVLRFHIGERVNLFDNSGQEYLAEIVSLDRKVANLKLISSKLNVNCPKTNVTLLFSLIKKDKLEWLIEKCTEIGVSHFQPIISERSEVKGFNLERAQKIIKEACEQSGRAILPTVSEPISLTNALKSVPQPAFAFDSSGSSFSSTTNYSLPTTNFFIGPEGGFTPNEIEMFKTAGVKIYSLGSQTLRAETAAVAVSTLLLLGK from the coding sequence ATGAAGATTCACAATTTTTTTGTCGAGGAAAAACTAGCTGGTAAAAACGAGGCGGTTGTCGCCGATGCTGTTTTGGTGCACCAATGGCTTAAAGTCTTGAGGTTTCACATAGGAGAAAGGGTAAATTTGTTTGATAATTCCGGACAAGAATATTTGGCCGAAATTGTTTCACTGGACCGAAAAGTGGCCAATCTAAAGCTTATTTCCTCTAAGTTAAATGTTAATTGTCCTAAGACCAATGTCACCCTGCTCTTTTCCTTGATCAAGAAAGATAAGCTGGAGTGGTTAATCGAGAAATGCACGGAAATCGGTGTTTCACATTTTCAGCCGATTATTTCCGAGCGTTCCGAGGTTAAGGGTTTTAATTTGGAACGCGCGCAAAAAATTATTAAAGAGGCCTGTGAACAATCCGGGCGAGCAATCTTACCAACCGTCTCGGAACCGATTTCACTTACCAACGCTCTTAAGTCTGTTCCACAACCCGCATTTGCTTTCGACTCTTCCGGCTCTTCTTTTTCTTCAACTACAAACTACTCACTACCCACTACTAACTTCTTTATCGGTCCCGAAGGTGGCTTCACACCGAACGAAATTGAAATGTTTAAAACTGCCGGCGTAAAAATTTATTCTCTTGGTTCACAAACCTTGCGTGCCGAAACGGCCGCTGTTGCGGTGTCGACTCTCTTACTTCTAGGCAAGTAA
- the clpP gene encoding ATP-dependent Clp endopeptidase proteolytic subunit ClpP, which yields MSYLIPTVIEKTSFGERAYDIYSRLLKENIIFLGGPIDDNSANIVIAQMLFLQSEDPKKDIWLYINSPGGSVSATLAMVDTMNHIKNDVATVCIGIAASGGAVLLSAGKKGKRFALPNSEVMIHQPWGGAEGRASDIEITAKHILKTRERLNKILAKNTGQPISQVEKDVDRDFFMTAEEAKKYGVIDEILKTKNSA from the coding sequence ATGTCTTATCTAATCCCAACCGTAATCGAAAAAACTTCTTTCGGCGAACGCGCTTACGATATTTACTCGCGCCTTTTGAAAGAAAATATTATTTTCCTTGGCGGCCCGATTGATGACAACTCGGCCAACATTGTCATTGCCCAAATGCTCTTCCTCCAATCCGAGGATCCGAAAAAAGATATCTGGCTTTATATCAACTCACCGGGTGGCTCGGTTTCTGCGACACTCGCCATGGTCGACACCATGAACCACATCAAAAATGATGTCGCCACTGTCTGTATCGGTATCGCCGCTTCTGGCGGAGCCGTTCTGCTTTCGGCCGGCAAAAAAGGTAAGCGCTTTGCCCTACCGAATTCTGAAGTCATGATTCACCAGCCTTGGGGCGGCGCCGAGGGCCGAGCTTCCGATATTGAAATTACCGCCAAGCACATTTTGAAAACTCGAGAGCGACTAAATAAAATTCTCGCCAAGAACACCGGCCAGCCTATCAGCCAGGTTGAAAAAGATGTCGACCGCGACTTCTTTATGACCGCCGAGGAAGCCAAAAAATATGGCGTCATTGATGAAATTCTAAAAACCAAAAACTCGGCCTAG
- the rny gene encoding ribonuclease Y, with the protein MSLKIVLLIVGAASLIGLGLGYYLRVIVALGKKGSIELQIKQMMLEAKEQAKLVVVDAENKALETMQGIRQEIKEKEEKTKKTEDRLIEKERFLDKRQVDIDKEVESLKTKVVEIKEIREKADKLEAQKQSELQKISKLSEEEAKEELFRTLEKKTEEDFSVRLKKLEMTGQEKLEAKAKEIITTAIHRLGNNVTSDVFTTMVVIPNDEIKGKVIGKEGRNIKAFERATGVEVIVDDTPGAITLSSFDPVRRQVARVALENLILDGRIQPAKIEKVVKDAELEIKKIIKDKGEQAAYEAGVFNLDPRIIAILGRLYFRTSYGQNVLQHSVEMTHIAGMIAEELGANVAVAKAGALLHDIGKAVDHEVQGTHVEIGRRILQKFGASEEIVKAMQAHHEEYPYETPESIIVQVADAISGSRPGARRDSVENYLKRLQDLEAIANSFKGIEKSYALQAGREIRIFVFPEQVTDLEAKNMARDIAVRIENELKYPGEIKVTVIRENRAIEFAR; encoded by the coding sequence ATGTCGTTAAAAATTGTATTGCTTATAGTCGGAGCAGCAAGCCTAATCGGTCTCGGTCTTGGCTATTATCTGCGCGTCATTGTCGCCCTCGGTAAGAAGGGTTCGATTGAATTGCAAATCAAGCAGATGATGCTTGAAGCCAAAGAGCAGGCCAAACTGGTAGTCGTTGATGCCGAGAACAAAGCTTTGGAAACCATGCAGGGTATCCGGCAAGAAATCAAAGAGAAAGAGGAGAAAACTAAAAAGACCGAGGACCGCTTAATTGAAAAGGAGCGCTTTTTGGATAAACGCCAAGTTGATATCGACAAGGAAGTCGAGTCGCTTAAAACCAAGGTCGTAGAAATAAAAGAAATTCGAGAGAAAGCCGACAAACTGGAAGCCCAGAAGCAATCCGAGTTACAGAAGATCTCCAAACTTTCAGAAGAAGAAGCCAAAGAAGAACTTTTCCGAACTTTGGAAAAGAAAACTGAAGAAGACTTCTCAGTGCGTTTGAAGAAACTGGAAATGACCGGCCAAGAAAAATTGGAGGCCAAGGCCAAAGAAATTATTACCACCGCCATTCACCGTCTGGGCAACAATGTCACTTCCGATGTCTTCACCACCATGGTGGTAATTCCGAATGATGAAATCAAAGGTAAGGTCATCGGCAAGGAGGGCCGAAACATCAAAGCCTTTGAGCGAGCAACTGGTGTTGAGGTTATCGTTGATGACACCCCGGGTGCCATTACCCTATCGTCATTTGATCCAGTCCGTAGGCAAGTGGCTCGTGTCGCCTTGGAAAACTTGATCCTCGACGGCCGAATCCAGCCAGCCAAAATCGAGAAGGTGGTTAAGGATGCCGAACTGGAAATTAAAAAAATTATTAAAGATAAAGGCGAGCAAGCCGCTTACGAAGCCGGGGTTTTCAATTTGGACCCGAGGATTATCGCCATCTTGGGCCGACTCTACTTCCGAACCAGCTACGGCCAGAATGTTTTGCAACACTCGGTTGAAATGACCCACATTGCCGGCATGATTGCTGAAGAATTGGGCGCCAATGTGGCCGTCGCTAAAGCCGGGGCCTTACTTCACGACATCGGTAAAGCCGTCGACCACGAAGTCCAGGGTACTCATGTCGAAATCGGCCGAAGAATTCTCCAAAAATTTGGCGCTTCCGAGGAAATTGTGAAAGCCATGCAGGCTCACCATGAGGAATACCCTTATGAAACTCCGGAATCAATCATTGTACAGGTGGCTGATGCCATTTCCGGTTCTCGTCCGGGCGCCAGACGCGACAGTGTCGAGAATTACCTGAAGCGTTTGCAGGATTTGGAGGCTATCGCCAACTCATTTAAGGGTATCGAGAAATCTTACGCCCTTCAGGCCGGCCGAGAAATCCGAATTTTCGTCTTCCCGGAACAAGTCACTGACTTAGAAGCCAAGAATATGGCCAGGGACATCGCGGTCCGCATCGAAAATGAGCTTAAATATCCAGGTGAAATCAAGGTGACGGTGATTAGGGAGAACCGAGCCATAGAATTCGCCCGGTAG
- a CDS encoding HU family DNA-binding protein, with translation MNKQSIVEAVHGVLGGTKVQAEQAVDVMLSTIVGALKKGEEVSIAGLGIFSVKTRAARQARNPRTGEAISVPAMKVPKFRAAKALKDAVK, from the coding sequence ATGAACAAACAAAGTATTGTTGAAGCAGTCCATGGCGTACTTGGCGGAACCAAAGTTCAGGCCGAGCAAGCTGTTGATGTTATGCTCAGTACCATTGTTGGTGCTCTGAAAAAAGGTGAGGAAGTTTCAATCGCCGGTTTGGGCATCTTTTCTGTAAAGACCCGCGCCGCCCGCCAAGCTCGAAATCCTCGAACTGGTGAAGCAATCAGTGTTCCAGCCATGAAAGTACCGAAATTCCGCGCAGCAAAGGCACTGAAAGACGCCGTCAAGTAG